In one Gemmatimonadota bacterium genomic region, the following are encoded:
- the leuS gene encoding leucine--tRNA ligase, with product MTDIVSIPAEPTGEPAGYVPAAVELKWRDRWATRRANVAAIGDARRPYYALMMFPYPSAEGLHVGNLFAFTGNDIFARFQRLQGYDVFEPIGFDAFGIHSENYALKVGSHPMELIPKNIANFTSQLTRAGLMVDWTRTVDTTQPDYYKWTQWVFLQLHKRGLAYKKKAAVNWCPGCKTVLANEQVEGGTCERCGSAVEQRFLEQWFFRITDYAERLLNNLDGLDWSNTTKMAQRGWIGRSDGAELRFRVLNAPEDAGSAAVHVTAEFSTGVHEIRVFTTRPDTIFGATYLVLAPEHPMLEDITTSDQRAAMAAYRDRASRQDVVARKTNKEKTGVFTGAYATNPATGAMIPVWTADYVLMDYGTGAIMAVPGHDERDFEFATKFALPIVRVVAGPDHTAHTPLDEAYTEDDDAARLCNSGEFDGFPVDEAKQQVTAWLESRHAGKGVVNFRLHDWCISRQRYWGPPIPIIYCDACGTVPVPEKDLPVILPNIADYRPDDSGVSPLARHEEWYRVPCPTCGKLARRETDVSDTFLDSGWYFLRYPSVGLDTVAFDQTITRKWLPVNSYIGGNEHAVLHLLYSRFLTMVLHDEGHLAFEEPFTKFRAHGLIIRDGAKMSKSKGNVVNPDDYIDGWGADTFRTYLMFLGPFEEGGDFRDAGISGVKRFLDRLWTSVHAARTEGEPDRDVLQKLHQTIKKVGEDVPRLSYNTAIAAMMEYMNVLRRSERVPHRGEVEPLVQLVSPFAPHIAEELWEVLGHDVSVFDSGWPSFDAALAGGETMTIAVQIGGKTRGSVVLPKDATQEAVLAAVHADPSIVKFITGTPKKVIYVPGRLLSLVL from the coding sequence ATGACCGACATCGTTTCCATCCCGGCCGAGCCCACCGGCGAACCGGCGGGCTATGTGCCCGCCGCCGTCGAGCTAAAGTGGCGTGACCGCTGGGCCACGCGCCGCGCCAACGTTGCCGCCATCGGCGACGCGCGCCGGCCTTATTACGCGCTGATGATGTTCCCGTACCCCTCCGCGGAGGGACTGCACGTCGGGAATTTGTTCGCGTTCACTGGGAATGATATCTTCGCGCGCTTCCAGCGGCTACAAGGGTACGACGTGTTTGAGCCGATCGGCTTTGATGCGTTCGGTATCCACTCGGAAAACTACGCGCTCAAGGTGGGGTCGCACCCCATGGAGCTCATTCCGAAGAACATCGCGAACTTCACGAGCCAGCTCACCCGTGCCGGCCTCATGGTGGACTGGACGCGCACCGTCGACACCACCCAGCCAGACTACTACAAGTGGACCCAGTGGGTCTTTCTGCAGCTGCACAAGCGCGGACTGGCGTACAAGAAAAAGGCGGCCGTCAACTGGTGCCCCGGCTGCAAAACCGTGCTCGCGAACGAGCAGGTCGAAGGCGGCACCTGCGAACGGTGCGGCTCGGCCGTAGAGCAGCGTTTTCTCGAGCAGTGGTTCTTTCGCATTACGGACTACGCCGAACGGCTGCTCAACAACCTCGACGGGCTCGACTGGTCGAACACCACCAAGATGGCGCAGCGCGGCTGGATCGGCCGCTCCGACGGCGCCGAGCTACGCTTTCGCGTGCTCAACGCTCCCGAGGATGCGGGCAGCGCTGCCGTGCACGTGACGGCGGAGTTCTCAACGGGCGTGCACGAAATCCGCGTCTTCACGACGCGTCCCGACACGATTTTTGGCGCCACGTACTTGGTGCTCGCACCCGAGCATCCGATGCTCGAGGACATCACCACGAGTGACCAGCGCGCCGCGATGGCGGCCTATCGCGACCGCGCGTCGCGTCAGGATGTGGTGGCGCGCAAGACCAACAAAGAAAAGACCGGCGTCTTCACCGGCGCGTACGCGACGAATCCGGCCACGGGTGCGATGATTCCCGTGTGGACCGCCGACTACGTCCTCATGGATTACGGCACAGGCGCGATCATGGCCGTCCCAGGGCACGATGAACGCGACTTTGAGTTTGCCACCAAGTTCGCGCTGCCGATTGTGCGCGTGGTGGCGGGCCCCGATCACACGGCGCACACGCCGCTCGACGAGGCGTACACCGAAGACGATGACGCTGCACGTCTCTGCAACAGCGGCGAGTTCGACGGGTTCCCCGTGGACGAAGCCAAACAGCAAGTAACGGCGTGGCTCGAGTCGCGTCACGCCGGCAAGGGCGTCGTCAACTTCCGTCTGCACGACTGGTGCATCTCGCGTCAACGGTACTGGGGCCCGCCAATCCCGATCATTTACTGCGATGCGTGCGGTACGGTGCCAGTGCCGGAGAAGGATCTGCCCGTGATCCTTCCCAACATCGCGGATTATCGTCCCGACGACTCTGGTGTCTCGCCGCTCGCGCGCCACGAAGAGTGGTACCGCGTGCCGTGCCCCACGTGCGGCAAGCTAGCGCGCCGCGAAACCGACGTGAGCGACACCTTCCTCGACAGCGGCTGGTACTTTCTGCGCTATCCGAGCGTCGGACTCGACACCGTCGCATTCGACCAAACCATCACGCGGAAGTGGCTGCCCGTCAACTCGTATATCGGCGGCAACGAACACGCGGTGTTGCACCTGCTGTATTCGCGCTTCCTCACGATGGTGCTTCACGACGAAGGACATCTCGCGTTCGAGGAACCCTTTACCAAGTTCCGCGCCCACGGACTGATCATTCGCGACGGTGCCAAGATGTCGAAGTCCAAGGGCAACGTCGTCAATCCCGATGACTACATCGACGGCTGGGGCGCGGACACCTTCCGCACCTACCTGATGTTTCTCGGCCCCTTCGAGGAAGGCGGCGATTTTCGCGATGCGGGCATTAGTGGCGTGAAGCGCTTCCTTGATCGTCTCTGGACCTCCGTGCACGCCGCGCGCACCGAGGGCGAGCCGGATCGCGACGTGCTGCAAAAACTGCATCAGACCATCAAGAAGGTGGGCGAGGATGTGCCGCGCCTCAGCTACAACACGGCCATCGCCGCGATGATGGAGTACATGAACGTCCTGCGGCGCAGTGAACGCGTGCCACACCGCGGCGAAGTGGAGCCGCTGGTGCAGCTCGTGTCACCGTTCGCGCCGCACATCGCCGAAGAACTGTGGGAGGTACTCGGTCACGATGTCAGCGTGTTCGACTCGGGGTGGCCGTCGTTCGACGCCGCGCTCGCCGGTGGCGAGACGATGACGATTGCGGTGCAGATTGGCGGCAAGACGCGCGGCAGCGTTGTGCTCCCCAAGGACGCGACGCAAGAAGCGGTGCTCGCCGCCGTCCATGCCGATCCGTCCATCGTGAAGTTCATCACCGGCACGCCAAAGAAGGTGATCTACGTGCCGGGGCGTCTCCTCAGCCTGGTGCTCTAA
- a CDS encoding cysteine synthase family protein: MTAAERARGLRVLIGNTPLLAIDYQVDDGAPARLYAKAENLNLTGSIKDRMALHILRCGYDSGALIPGALIIEATSGNTGISFAAVGRALGHPVVIYMPDWMSEERKMLIRSFGAEVRLVSKAEGGFLGSIRLAEELAARTPGAFLPRQFANELNSEAHVLSTGPEILAQLRAMGLAPSAFVAGVGTGGTIMGTGRALRAMHPAVRLHPVEPANSPTLSTGHKVGKHRIQGISDEFIPPIVHLAELDRVVAVDDGDSILMAQQLAAQLGLGVGISSGANFLAAMSIRDELGTDAVVVTVFSDSNKKYLSTDLMREEPVLPTHRTPHVRLLAVRAFNRVCDMCMDPTDPSSTPAGFYTMRRR, encoded by the coding sequence ATGACCGCCGCCGAGCGCGCGCGCGGATTACGCGTGCTTATAGGCAACACGCCTCTGCTCGCGATCGACTATCAGGTCGACGACGGAGCCCCGGCGCGGCTCTATGCAAAAGCTGAGAATCTCAATCTCACCGGCTCGATCAAAGACCGGATGGCGCTGCACATTCTCCGGTGCGGCTACGATTCCGGCGCTTTGATACCGGGCGCGTTGATTATTGAGGCGACGAGTGGCAACACGGGAATTTCGTTTGCTGCCGTGGGGCGCGCGCTCGGCCATCCCGTGGTCATCTACATGCCGGACTGGATGAGTGAGGAGCGCAAAATGCTCATTCGTTCGTTCGGCGCTGAAGTGCGGCTCGTGTCGAAGGCGGAAGGTGGCTTCCTTGGCTCCATTCGACTCGCCGAGGAACTTGCGGCGCGCACACCCGGTGCGTTCTTACCTCGGCAGTTTGCCAACGAACTCAACTCTGAAGCGCACGTCCTCAGCACGGGCCCCGAAATTCTCGCCCAACTCCGCGCGATGGGGCTCGCCCCGTCGGCGTTCGTGGCGGGGGTCGGTACCGGCGGCACGATTATGGGAACCGGACGTGCGCTTCGGGCAATGCATCCGGCCGTCCGTCTGCATCCGGTAGAGCCGGCGAACTCACCGACGCTCTCCACCGGCCACAAAGTCGGCAAGCACCGTATTCAGGGGATCAGCGACGAGTTCATTCCGCCAATCGTGCATCTTGCGGAACTCGACCGTGTGGTAGCCGTTGATGACGGCGACTCGATTCTCATGGCGCAGCAACTCGCCGCACAGCTCGGACTCGGCGTCGGCATCTCGAGCGGCGCGAATTTTCTTGCAGCCATGAGTATCCGAGACGAACTGGGCACGGACGCGGTCGTCGTCACCGTGTTTTCTGACTCGAACAAGAAATATTTGAGCACCGACTTAATGCGTGAGGAGCCTGTGCTCCCCACGCACCGCACGCCGCACGTTCGTCTGCTGGCCGTGCGAGCCTTCAACCGCGTGTGCGACATGTGTATGGATCCCACGGACCCGAGCTCGACGCCCGCGGGATTTTACACGATGCGGCGCCGCTAG
- a CDS encoding VIT1/CCC1 transporter family protein, whose product MTVDLHTFQHHWQDEADAAFLYRVLAELEPDAVRRDVFVRLAEVEDRHVVIWNDLIRANGGDPGRFRPTGRTRLLAQLGRWFGPKFLLPYLLAEEGREVKGYLQLHRATPAGAPGSGAALLLARESKEHATEIGTLVGRNGEPWHQAESGGLLRNVVYGFNDGLTANFGLVAGVIGATVAAQHHAVIVAGVAGLIADSLSMGSSGYLAAKSEQEVYANEIAMERDEIALMPEVERDELALIYEMKGMHKDQAYALATEVMADPERMLAEQVQEELKIGGHETSPWREAWITGLATAIGALIPVFPFFVLQGAAAIWLSFALAMGSHFLVGAARSVFTGRGIFRSGIDMFVVGLGVAVVGYYVGEWIARVFA is encoded by the coding sequence GTGACTGTCGATCTGCACACCTTTCAGCACCATTGGCAGGACGAAGCGGACGCCGCGTTTCTCTACCGCGTACTCGCTGAACTCGAGCCCGATGCAGTCCGCCGCGATGTCTTCGTGCGCCTCGCCGAGGTGGAAGACCGCCACGTGGTGATTTGGAACGATCTCATTCGCGCCAACGGAGGAGATCCGGGACGCTTCCGCCCCACCGGTCGCACGCGGCTCCTCGCCCAACTCGGCCGCTGGTTTGGTCCAAAGTTTCTGTTGCCCTACCTGCTGGCCGAAGAAGGGCGCGAGGTCAAAGGCTATCTGCAGTTGCATCGCGCAACGCCGGCCGGCGCACCCGGCAGCGGTGCAGCGCTCTTGCTGGCCCGCGAATCGAAGGAGCACGCCACGGAAATCGGCACGCTCGTAGGGCGCAACGGCGAACCGTGGCATCAGGCGGAGAGCGGCGGACTGCTGCGCAACGTGGTGTACGGCTTTAACGACGGCCTCACGGCAAACTTTGGACTCGTCGCCGGCGTCATCGGCGCCACGGTGGCGGCACAGCACCACGCGGTGATCGTGGCGGGCGTGGCGGGACTCATCGCCGATTCGCTCTCCATGGGCTCGAGCGGCTATCTCGCAGCCAAGAGTGAACAGGAAGTCTACGCTAACGAAATCGCGATGGAGCGCGACGAAATCGCGCTGATGCCTGAGGTGGAGCGCGACGAACTCGCCCTCATCTATGAGATGAAGGGGATGCACAAGGATCAGGCCTATGCCCTCGCCACTGAGGTGATGGCCGATCCGGAGCGCATGCTCGCCGAGCAGGTCCAGGAAGAGCTCAAGATTGGCGGGCACGAGACGTCGCCGTGGCGCGAGGCGTGGATTACGGGTCTCGCAACCGCAATTGGCGCCTTGATTCCGGTTTTCCCGTTTTTTGTGCTGCAGGGGGCGGCGGCCATTTGGCTCAGCTTCGCGCTAGCCATGGGAAGCCATTTCTTGGTGGGCGCCGCCCGCAGTGTCTTTACGGGGCGTGGCATTTTCCGGTCTGGCATCGACATGTTCGTCGTCGGACTCGGGGTCGCCGTTGTCGGCTATTACGTGGGCGAGTGGATCGCGCGGGTGTTCGCGTGA
- a CDS encoding PDZ domain-containing protein: MRLLFTAALLCLAASAARAQTRTAAPNVQVFKMLSNAEATDRPVLGVATTGGDRRDTLGLLIADVTRNGPAEKAGLEAGDRLVTINGVSLKASRDDAGEPETANVLSNRLRREIGKHKAGDDVTLDVWSGGKIKSVKAKLVAASALSEAIVNGVDEHGAIGITIGGSGSKRDTTGVFISEVHDGGPADKSGIVEGERIASINGVDVRVPREDAGDAGASSMRVQRLQRELSKVKPGQTVELVLAAGGKSRTVKVTTVKPSDINGFEHGEAGRMLFMPTPPTPPTPPMPPIHPELPLQELSTIRARLGRDAAELPALREKFRAQALELPALREKLRAQALELPALREHMQRLRELVPATRVRMTKRVMM, translated from the coding sequence ATGCGCCTGCTTTTCACCGCCGCCCTGCTATGCCTTGCCGCCTCCGCGGCGCGTGCTCAAACGCGAACGGCCGCACCAAATGTTCAAGTGTTTAAGATGCTGTCGAACGCGGAGGCGACCGATCGTCCCGTGCTTGGCGTGGCCACCACCGGCGGCGATCGTCGTGACACCCTCGGTCTGTTGATCGCCGACGTGACGCGCAATGGCCCCGCGGAGAAGGCCGGACTCGAAGCGGGAGACCGCTTGGTCACAATCAATGGAGTCTCGCTCAAAGCCTCGCGCGACGATGCGGGCGAGCCCGAGACGGCCAATGTGCTCAGCAACAGGCTCCGCCGAGAAATCGGCAAGCACAAAGCGGGTGACGACGTCACGCTCGATGTGTGGTCGGGCGGCAAAATAAAATCCGTGAAGGCCAAGCTTGTTGCCGCGTCTGCGTTAAGCGAGGCCATCGTGAATGGCGTCGACGAACACGGCGCCATTGGCATTACCATCGGCGGGTCGGGAAGTAAGCGCGATACCACCGGCGTGTTTATTTCCGAAGTGCACGATGGGGGGCCGGCCGACAAATCGGGCATCGTTGAAGGTGAACGCATTGCGAGCATCAATGGCGTGGATGTGCGCGTGCCGCGAGAAGACGCCGGCGATGCCGGCGCCTCGTCTATGCGTGTGCAGCGGCTACAGCGCGAGCTGAGCAAGGTGAAGCCCGGGCAGACGGTGGAACTCGTCCTCGCCGCTGGCGGTAAGTCACGCACCGTCAAAGTGACGACCGTCAAGCCAAGCGACATCAACGGCTTCGAACACGGCGAGGCCGGCCGCATGCTGTTCATGCCGACGCCTCCGACGCCTCCGACGCCTCCGATGCCTCCGATTCACCCTGAGCTGCCGTTGCAGGAACTCTCGACGATTCGGGCGCGCCTCGGCCGCGATGCGGCGGAACTGCCAGCACTCCGCGAAAAGTTCCGAGCGCAGGCACTGGAACTGCCAGCGCTCCGCGAAAAGCTCCGAGCGCAGGCACTGGAACTACCGGCGCTCCGCGAACATATGCAACGGTTGCGTGAGCTCGTGCCGGCCACCCGCGTCCGCATGACAAAACGCGTGATGATGTGA